One window of Haloarcula salinisoli genomic DNA carries:
- a CDS encoding DUF433 domain-containing protein: MSSTVQIVKTPDTLHGKPRLEGTRVGVLQVGELVRQRQWSISEVADQLGLDDAQVRAATEYYDEHPELMDTLRAQKEARKRSVTQQSQAE; encoded by the coding sequence ATGAGTTCAACGGTCCAGATTGTGAAAACGCCAGATACTCTCCACGGAAAGCCCCGTCTCGAGGGAACACGGGTTGGCGTCCTCCAAGTTGGAGAACTAGTCCGACAGCGTCAGTGGAGCATCTCTGAGGTCGCCGACCAGCTGGGGCTTGATGATGCACAAGTCCGTGCTGCGACTGAGTACTACGATGAGCATCCGGAGTTGATGGACACGCTTCGTGCCCAGAAAGAAGCACGGAAGCGTTCGGTCACACAGCAGAGCCAAGCCGAATAA
- a CDS encoding YIP1 family protein, whose protein sequence is MPSTPLFAPDEFFSSDEFSAQRSPSLAGAAIILILTNVVAVASGVPYADQFPSEFTPEGLVFVFLIAGLIGGAALWTVLTVAVYLLTAIVGGTGSIARTAANIGWASLPLLLRHTILALTIWVLTLTGDAPPIAMTQMQPPSPLFLFNLLTGVIAYVWLGYLFTYAIRDARNLDIRRSAGVAGIVIMIPLLNTALSLFGVF, encoded by the coding sequence ATGCCCTCCACACCGCTATTCGCTCCCGATGAGTTTTTCTCTTCGGATGAGTTTTCCGCTCAACGGTCTCCGTCACTGGCCGGTGCCGCGATCATCTTAATCTTGACAAATGTCGTCGCCGTTGCGAGTGGGGTGCCGTACGCAGACCAATTTCCGTCCGAGTTCACGCCCGAAGGACTTGTGTTCGTGTTTCTCATTGCCGGTTTAATCGGCGGTGCTGCTCTCTGGACCGTATTGACAGTTGCCGTGTATCTCCTGACCGCGATCGTCGGTGGGACTGGCTCGATCGCCCGGACTGCGGCAAACATCGGATGGGCATCGCTTCCGCTCTTGTTGCGGCACACGATCCTGGCACTCACTATCTGGGTCCTCACGCTTACCGGAGACGCTCCGCCGATAGCGATGACTCAGATGCAGCCTCCGTCTCCGTTGTTCCTATTTAATCTCCTCACCGGCGTCATCGCCTACGTTTGGCTCGGGTATCTTTTCACGTACGCCATCCGGGATGCTCGAAATCTGGATATTCGACGCTCGGCTGGCGTCGCAGGAATTGTCATTATGATCCCGCTGCTTAACACTGCTTTGAGCCTCTTTGGAGTGTTTTAG
- a CDS encoding HEAT repeat domain-containing protein produces the protein MRVSREVWDDQQPPAVFETADTDAERRRILKAVREDNRVEAFPLVAQIAAGDGGYEGRIRRAAMSAVSTIGEPDAIYAVALGVAADESAEYWTRMMAVEALSDLEESVYDERLPETLIEALTDGESTPENESKRRQFWIVAFKLLATCDPDLARRTALTVLSESRQLDERKRAIARALSGAESAIVDEQILQVLERIATDTDGDGELQEAAVDALVAHWPDRAGELARRLLTDGVTIRSSGVQKSLVSTLDGSDEGDRTVLRTVLDEQWRSTGVRIRAAKELATSGTAADLRAVCDAFGFPTNREEELGYSSVSFSRVADTLLSFDHEAVRPVFEAVAGDTSARNRDRLAAIKGLGTLGDTRSVPVLVSLLDSEQEERRRRLSTWHRIVSALSAIGSDEALDALIQGDGADLSGMAARVADGSADAWRRRNAAEALGEAGDERSVPVLQSVLLSEDLLAVKHGQSKIARALAEIGTELAYQALVAAIEADTNIRTTYAAAKQLAWDQPTCLEIQTRIDALDRALQELSETPQTRWGPRFRTRQLYESLGELRADADLEAAVEAAGSYDGKYYPRALVEPALAAGRLDYLQELVASVGLPWTVASPLIEGLVEQHESLGLSEVGDFLLWLLDPETGSYPNGRHLSPLETEAGEKVIGYLRTERPADYRQVVLSLVQEHQTGLRLLDDLDDGEDRLQACLVAFERLGQYSRKRRRRLLNEIASMDPVAADDAAVAALTERVDWLSIGRLLDRGDERVVDLLCEYLEVTTRPQSVGSLAAALRDSPADSDIVFEAIREKYRDPSFYHRLRIEHEGYNTAIRYEEEPGRLLGHLHEIDRERAIETFRADLAANEITALRQDLLSALGAYLSEDEYQEVCQSLLDDSDPAVRLDAALALTRRGEVPAVSTLQELVLSSGLDLSDRKSAVAAIGNADKEVAVNHLIEIIEADHDYDVRGEADSVRAAAVTALAQQETVEAMRYLQNRSTNDGAIWRASSATLQAE, from the coding sequence ATGCGAGTCAGTCGGGAGGTCTGGGACGATCAACAACCGCCAGCGGTGTTTGAGACGGCCGACACCGACGCCGAACGCCGGCGGATTCTCAAGGCCGTGCGTGAGGACAACCGGGTCGAAGCGTTCCCGCTGGTCGCCCAAATTGCGGCTGGAGACGGGGGTTATGAGGGGAGAATCCGCCGGGCAGCGATGAGTGCGGTCAGTACGATTGGCGAGCCGGATGCCATCTATGCCGTAGCACTGGGCGTGGCCGCCGACGAATCTGCTGAGTACTGGACGCGGATGATGGCCGTAGAAGCACTTTCAGACCTCGAGGAAAGCGTCTACGACGAGCGGCTGCCGGAGACACTAATTGAGGCTCTGACCGACGGTGAGTCAACTCCTGAGAACGAGTCCAAGCGCAGGCAGTTCTGGATTGTCGCGTTCAAGCTACTGGCGACGTGTGACCCTGATCTGGCCCGCCGGACGGCGCTGACAGTACTGTCCGAGTCCCGGCAGCTGGACGAACGCAAGAGAGCCATAGCCCGCGCTCTCTCTGGAGCCGAGAGCGCAATCGTTGACGAACAGATACTACAGGTACTTGAGCGAATAGCGACCGATACCGATGGCGACGGGGAACTCCAGGAGGCTGCTGTCGATGCGCTCGTCGCTCACTGGCCCGATCGTGCGGGGGAACTGGCCAGACGGCTGCTTACCGACGGGGTGACCATCCGTTCGAGTGGGGTCCAGAAGTCGCTCGTCTCGACTCTCGATGGCAGCGACGAAGGAGATAGAACCGTTCTCAGGACCGTCCTCGACGAGCAATGGCGAAGCACTGGTGTACGGATTCGGGCGGCGAAAGAACTGGCAACCAGTGGGACTGCCGCAGATCTTCGGGCGGTGTGTGACGCCTTCGGGTTTCCAACCAATCGGGAGGAAGAGCTCGGCTACTCCAGCGTTTCGTTCAGCCGTGTTGCTGATACGTTGCTCTCGTTCGACCATGAGGCTGTGCGGCCGGTGTTTGAGGCCGTCGCGGGCGATACGTCCGCAAGGAACCGCGACCGGCTCGCCGCAATCAAGGGCCTCGGGACACTTGGTGATACACGCTCAGTCCCGGTACTGGTGTCGCTGCTCGACTCTGAGCAGGAGGAACGGCGCCGTCGGTTGTCCACCTGGCACCGAATTGTATCCGCCCTGAGTGCAATTGGCAGCGACGAGGCACTCGACGCACTCATCCAGGGTGACGGCGCCGATCTTTCAGGGATGGCGGCGCGAGTAGCGGACGGTTCGGCCGATGCGTGGCGCCGTCGCAACGCAGCGGAGGCCCTCGGTGAAGCTGGCGACGAGCGCTCCGTCCCAGTCCTCCAATCAGTGCTTCTGTCGGAAGATTTGTTGGCGGTCAAGCACGGTCAGTCGAAAATCGCGAGAGCACTTGCGGAAATCGGCACTGAACTAGCCTACCAAGCGCTTGTTGCCGCCATTGAAGCCGATACTAACATCCGAACCACGTACGCCGCTGCCAAACAACTCGCATGGGACCAACCGACCTGCTTAGAGATACAGACGCGTATCGATGCCCTCGATAGGGCTCTCCAGGAACTGTCGGAGACACCCCAGACTCGATGGGGGCCCAGGTTCCGGACCCGGCAGCTCTACGAGTCACTAGGAGAGCTACGGGCTGATGCGGATTTAGAAGCGGCTGTCGAGGCTGCGGGCTCATATGACGGTAAGTACTACCCCCGGGCGCTGGTCGAGCCGGCACTGGCGGCTGGCCGGCTGGACTACCTCCAAGAGTTGGTAGCCTCAGTTGGACTCCCTTGGACCGTTGCCAGTCCGCTGATTGAGGGGCTGGTCGAGCAGCATGAGTCACTCGGCCTGTCGGAGGTCGGCGACTTTCTGCTATGGTTGCTCGATCCAGAGACTGGATCCTACCCGAACGGACGGCATCTCTCGCCCCTGGAGACCGAGGCTGGTGAAAAAGTGATCGGGTATCTACGGACCGAGCGACCCGCTGACTACCGCCAGGTCGTGCTGTCGCTGGTACAAGAGCATCAGACTGGCCTTAGATTGCTGGATGATCTGGACGACGGCGAAGATCGGCTCCAAGCCTGTCTTGTGGCCTTCGAGCGTCTTGGCCAGTACTCGAGGAAACGGCGCCGTCGACTACTGAACGAAATCGCGTCGATGGACCCGGTGGCAGCCGACGATGCTGCTGTGGCGGCGCTAACAGAGCGGGTGGATTGGCTATCTATTGGTCGCCTGCTCGACAGGGGTGACGAACGCGTCGTTGACCTGCTGTGTGAGTATCTCGAGGTGACGACTCGGCCGCAATCAGTCGGCAGCCTCGCCGCCGCACTGCGGGACTCGCCGGCAGATTCCGACATCGTCTTCGAGGCGATCAGGGAGAAGTACCGCGACCCATCGTTTTACCACCGACTCCGGATCGAACACGAGGGCTACAACACTGCAATCAGATATGAGGAGGAACCCGGACGGCTCCTCGGCCATCTCCACGAAATCGACCGTGAACGTGCAATCGAAACGTTCCGTGCGGATCTGGCTGCTAATGAAATAACCGCCCTTCGGCAGGACCTGCTGTCTGCACTCGGAGCGTACCTCTCCGAGGACGAATACCAAGAGGTGTGTCAGTCCTTGCTCGACGACTCGGACCCGGCTGTTCGGCTCGATGCGGCACTTGCACTTACCCGCCGAGGGGAGGTGCCAGCTGTGTCGACACTGCAAGAACTGGTCTTGTCGTCTGGGCTCGACTTATCCGACCGCAAGAGTGCCGTGGCTGCCATCGGCAACGCCGACAAGGAAGTGGCGGTGAACCATCTGATTGAAATCATCGAGGCTGACCACGACTACGATGTCCGTGGAGAGGCCGATTCGGTCCGGGCGGCTGCGGTTACGGCGCTCGCCCAACAGGAGACCGTAGAGGCTATGCGATATCTCCAGAACAGAAGTACCAATGACGGCGCAATCTGGCGGGCGTCCTCGGCGACGCTACAGGCGGAGTGA
- a CDS encoding Cdc6/Cdc18 family protein, with product MTQGFGDRDTIYEDIDVLEADVGKYKPTDLPEREEELDKIHMALRPVTMDGSPRDILVYGPTGQGKTAGVQLKSEQLQEWANQEGVQLEVIHLPCKGADRSYHVLTRLVKELREVRKGQGVDEPSGYQRKRLFEMVLDELETIGGTVIIILDEIDAIGEDDYILYELSRANPDDVKIGIIGITNDLQFRNNLDADVRSSLGQREITFNPYNANHLQNILARRTAQALRDTHFEDGDEDFTHLKSDVLEDGTIPLTASLAAQETGDARQAIELLSYACDLADDEGVGMVGERHVRAAKEEIEREALIDTIGAETTQRKIALLTVVSAELNGATGETTALHQLYSDLCEYIDANELKQHTFREKLNDLVHSNVLSKDRHGRGRGQGMSNMYTLAGDVNPDSVLDALEDDSRVGHIVEVIGS from the coding sequence ATGACACAGGGATTCGGGGATAGGGACACGATATACGAAGATATTGACGTTCTTGAGGCTGATGTCGGGAAATACAAACCAACCGATCTTCCTGAGCGGGAGGAAGAGCTTGACAAGATCCACATGGCGCTCCGGCCTGTAACTATGGATGGCTCTCCCCGCGATATTCTCGTTTATGGTCCGACTGGTCAAGGAAAAACTGCGGGTGTCCAACTAAAATCTGAACAACTTCAAGAGTGGGCTAATCAAGAAGGGGTGCAACTGGAAGTCATTCATCTCCCCTGCAAGGGAGCTGACCGTTCGTACCACGTCCTAACCAGACTCGTCAAAGAACTTCGCGAAGTACGCAAGGGTCAGGGAGTTGACGAACCCAGTGGATACCAGCGGAAACGGCTATTCGAGATGGTTCTCGACGAACTCGAGACTATTGGCGGGACTGTCATCATCATTCTCGATGAGATTGATGCGATTGGTGAAGATGACTATATTCTCTACGAACTCTCTCGAGCTAACCCCGATGACGTCAAAATCGGAATAATCGGTATTACCAATGACCTACAGTTCAGGAATAATCTCGACGCTGATGTCCGTTCATCCCTCGGTCAGCGCGAAATCACGTTCAATCCCTACAACGCTAATCATCTTCAAAATATCCTTGCTCGCCGTACTGCACAGGCACTCCGCGATACTCACTTTGAGGACGGGGATGAGGATTTCACCCATCTGAAAAGCGATGTGCTTGAGGACGGCACAATTCCTCTGACGGCATCACTCGCCGCACAAGAAACAGGCGACGCTAGACAGGCCATCGAATTGCTGTCCTACGCCTGTGATCTCGCCGATGACGAAGGTGTCGGAATGGTTGGCGAACGCCATGTTCGTGCTGCGAAAGAGGAGATCGAGAGAGAAGCCCTTATTGATACGATTGGTGCTGAAACTACGCAGCGTAAAATCGCACTACTCACCGTTGTTTCTGCCGAACTGAATGGTGCGACGGGTGAAACGACGGCACTCCATCAACTGTACTCCGATCTCTGTGAGTACATTGATGCCAATGAGCTCAAACAGCACACATTTAGAGAAAAGCTGAACGATCTCGTCCATTCAAATGTCTTGTCGAAAGACCGCCATGGTCGCGGCCGGGGACAAGGAATGTCGAACATGTATACACTCGCTGGAGATGTCAACCCCGATTCGGTGTTAGATGCCTTGGAAGATGATTCGCGTGTTGGGCATATTGTGGAAGTGATTGGCTCCTGA
- a CDS encoding DUF5615 family PIN-like protein: MRILCDQNVPTKYIEAFDNADNITVTTVDSVLQHDAADKDIVAYAERHDWVIFTNDDDFFVVGGDHGLLLYDQLDDPVPGDVVTAIQRIAEAYHTRSEITESVPGNWI; the protein is encoded by the coding sequence ATGCGGATTCTTTGCGATCAGAACGTACCCACGAAATATATTGAAGCGTTCGACAACGCTGACAACATTACTGTCACGACAGTCGATAGCGTTCTTCAACATGACGCCGCGGATAAAGACATCGTCGCCTACGCTGAACGTCACGACTGGGTCATATTTACGAATGATGACGATTTCTTCGTGGTCGGTGGCGACCACGGTCTCCTTCTGTATGACCAACTGGATGACCCGGTGCCAGGCGATGTTGTCACCGCCATCCAGCGTATTGCAGAAGCGTACCACACTCGATCCGAAATCACCGAATCAGTCCCTGGAAACTGGATTTAG
- a CDS encoding DUF6610 family protein, with protein MSSEAIYSWSATAIDDAQRAEWIGFLHREPFVVDAYRLGFTVGVREDYSYQSSLRNVDVPIEMLDNDFRNPDLDRYIERFERYAPSIGILGDAYDVEEAREYNRAARELKSKFPDTELIIVPKCREAIDAVDKDIVLGYPMGYSDKTAGEYTNIVDWRGRRVHLLGASPPKQYEVIDELTQPRVTGEEPADIVGVDWNGIHLAALKGQYFSPHGYREADEFSIRETVRESLREIKRYWQSVGVWPSREKDRNPLTAEPMDRVFAADGHHAGGRDLEDAIVVEYENGQTLAYRDEYERDRIEYREGLTPIGERRP; from the coding sequence ATGTCTTCAGAGGCGATCTACTCCTGGTCAGCAACGGCCATCGACGACGCACAGCGAGCCGAGTGGATCGGTTTCCTCCATCGTGAGCCGTTCGTCGTCGACGCGTATCGGCTCGGATTCACTGTCGGTGTTCGCGAGGACTACTCCTACCAGTCGTCGCTGCGGAACGTCGACGTCCCAATTGAGATGCTGGACAACGACTTTCGGAATCCCGACTTGGACCGGTACATCGAGCGATTTGAGCGGTATGCACCCTCGATTGGAATCCTCGGCGATGCCTACGATGTCGAGGAAGCACGCGAGTACAACCGCGCCGCGCGGGAACTCAAGTCGAAGTTCCCCGACACGGAGCTCATCATCGTCCCGAAGTGCCGGGAGGCAATCGACGCCGTCGACAAGGATATTGTACTGGGTTACCCGATGGGGTATTCGGACAAGACAGCTGGGGAGTACACCAACATCGTCGATTGGCGGGGTCGTCGGGTGCATCTGCTTGGTGCGAGTCCCCCGAAGCAGTACGAGGTGATCGATGAGCTCACTCAACCGCGTGTGACCGGCGAGGAACCGGCGGACATCGTCGGAGTGGACTGGAACGGGATTCATCTCGCGGCGCTCAAAGGCCAGTACTTCTCGCCACACGGCTATCGAGAGGCTGATGAGTTCTCGATTCGGGAGACGGTCCGGGAGAGTCTTCGGGAGATCAAGCGGTATTGGCAGTCGGTCGGGGTGTGGCCGTCGAGGGAGAAAGACCGGAATCCGCTAACAGCGGAACCGATGGACCGGGTGTTCGCCGCCGACGGGCACCATGCGGGTGGTCGAGACCTGGAGGATGCTATCGTCGTTGAGTACGAGAACGGCCAGACGCTGGCCTATCGCGATGAATACGAACGGGACCGAATCGAGTACCGCGAGGGACTGACACCGATTGGTGAGCGGCGGCCGTGA
- a CDS encoding HNH endonuclease, which produces MAKPGVDPRFTDPHNFDGYWPPDWDARQQLVVKRDDWTCQNCNTRNPDNLCTIPEQPIDHGGSFELWNLITLCEDCKFEFQQSNEAGQGTAQSSNTSGPERGSTDGLDQPAAPGTNSTDQQETDASAVTVETDPESEPNETVSGLKRAVVAFGGGTALAGTYIGALVIASIAPDWMFSLFFLGLPFAGLATGSRWPLSTVVALGHVALFYVAIAPFAPPSMTVTNLRLWIPFVVPLVGIAYGLAADHYDLSLRDRLRRPQILD; this is translated from the coding sequence ATGGCCAAGCCCGGCGTTGACCCTCGCTTTACCGATCCACACAACTTCGACGGCTACTGGCCGCCAGATTGGGATGCCCGTCAGCAACTGGTCGTTAAACGCGACGACTGGACGTGCCAGAACTGCAATACCCGCAACCCAGACAACCTCTGTACGATTCCTGAGCAACCAATTGACCACGGTGGAAGCTTCGAGCTTTGGAACCTCATCACGCTGTGTGAGGACTGCAAATTCGAATTCCAACAATCGAACGAGGCAGGCCAAGGGACAGCCCAGTCGTCGAATACGTCTGGACCAGAGAGAGGCTCCACAGACGGCCTCGATCAGCCAGCGGCACCAGGCACTAATTCCACAGACCAGCAGGAAACAGATGCCTCTGCAGTGACCGTGGAAACTGATCCAGAATCGGAACCCAATGAGACGGTCTCTGGACTCAAACGAGCAGTCGTCGCTTTCGGCGGTGGCACAGCCCTGGCCGGGACATATATCGGTGCGTTAGTCATCGCCTCCATCGCCCCAGACTGGATGTTCTCGCTATTCTTCCTTGGCCTGCCATTCGCCGGGCTGGCCACCGGGTCCAGGTGGCCACTCTCGACTGTTGTCGCTCTCGGCCATGTGGCTCTGTTTTATGTCGCCATCGCGCCGTTTGCCCCGCCGAGCATGACGGTCACCAACCTCCGCCTCTGGATACCGTTTGTAGTGCCTCTGGTCGGAATCGCGTACGGACTCGCTGCAGACCACTATGACCTGTCGCTACGTGACCGGCTCCGACGGCCTCAGATTCTCGATTGA
- a CDS encoding ArdC-like ssDNA-binding domain-containing protein has product MSTMNSETPDQEHSTTTTHSFDDSDTRADEMREQLEAWVEDLAKLTDEAQASKQFQQWLDVQSKFHDYSARNTLLIKLQCPEATKVAGYNTWKDEFDRQVQAGEEAIWIWAPIITDKCPECGNSPSYHERTDCEFDETEPEEWSRGLVGFRPTSVFDISQTEGEPLPELETEAYGQTDGLVEALLEVTDVIGVDARIVPPGEWTHGSASGVCERRSPTTTKPVVEVVDRENRADLASTLIHEFAHALLHFDCDDEKERSRREVEAEAVAYIVSRHFGLDADNAAFYLAAWDGDAPETVRDRLDRISKTAAEVIDAVE; this is encoded by the coding sequence ATGTCGACGATGAACTCCGAGACTCCCGACCAGGAGCACAGTACGACGACCACCCACTCGTTCGACGATTCAGACACACGGGCCGATGAGATGCGCGAGCAGCTGGAGGCGTGGGTCGAAGACCTCGCCAAGCTAACCGACGAGGCCCAGGCCAGCAAGCAGTTCCAGCAATGGCTGGACGTCCAGAGCAAGTTCCACGACTACTCGGCCCGGAACACGCTGCTGATCAAACTACAGTGTCCCGAGGCGACGAAGGTCGCTGGGTACAACACCTGGAAAGACGAGTTCGACCGGCAGGTCCAGGCGGGTGAGGAGGCCATCTGGATCTGGGCGCCTATCATCACCGACAAATGCCCGGAGTGTGGGAACTCTCCCTCGTACCACGAGCGCACTGACTGTGAGTTCGACGAGACGGAGCCCGAGGAGTGGTCGCGAGGCTTGGTCGGATTCCGGCCAACGTCGGTGTTCGACATCTCCCAGACTGAGGGCGAGCCCCTTCCCGAGCTGGAGACCGAGGCATACGGGCAGACGGATGGACTGGTCGAAGCGCTGCTCGAGGTGACTGACGTCATCGGCGTCGACGCGAGAATCGTTCCACCGGGGGAGTGGACTCACGGATCAGCCAGCGGGGTGTGCGAGCGACGGAGCCCCACGACGACCAAGCCAGTCGTGGAGGTAGTTGACCGTGAAAATCGGGCTGACCTCGCGAGCACGCTCATCCACGAATTTGCCCACGCGCTGTTGCATTTCGACTGTGACGACGAAAAAGAGCGGTCACGTCGAGAGGTCGAAGCCGAGGCGGTTGCCTACATCGTCAGTCGGCACTTCGGGCTGGACGCGGACAACGCGGCGTTCTATCTCGCAGCGTGGGACGGGGATGCACCGGAGACAGTACGGGACCGACTAGACCGGATTTCCAAGACAGCAGCGGAAGTCATCGACGCCGTCGAATAG